The following are encoded together in the Planococcus antarcticus DSM 14505 genome:
- the rsmA gene encoding 16S rRNA (adenine(1518)-N(6)/adenine(1519)-N(6))-dimethyltransferase RsmA: MTKDIATPIRTQQIMAKYDLKVKKSLGQNFLIDPNILRKIVGQANLTKKSAAIEIGPGIGALTEHLAREAGKVLAFEIDQRLLPVLEDTLSPYDNISIVHADILKTDVQAAIDSELAGYDDIVVVANLPYYVTTPIILKLLLEKLPIRGMVVMLQKEVAERITAKPGTKAYGSLSIAIQYYTQAEMALTVPKSVFLPQPNVDSAVIHMTKREVPEVKVIDEDFFFTVTRGSFVQRRKTILNNLQVAMPLGKEKKELILKALEEAEVDPTRRGETLTIKEFGLLADKLYAYFR, translated from the coding sequence ATGACCAAAGATATAGCCACACCTATCCGAACCCAGCAAATCATGGCAAAATACGATTTGAAGGTAAAAAAAAGCTTAGGACAGAATTTTTTGATCGACCCCAATATTTTACGCAAAATTGTTGGACAGGCCAACTTGACGAAGAAGTCTGCTGCCATTGAAATTGGTCCAGGGATTGGCGCTTTAACAGAACACTTGGCAAGAGAAGCGGGAAAGGTTCTGGCTTTTGAAATCGATCAGCGTTTGTTGCCAGTGCTTGAAGACACACTTTCTCCGTACGATAATATTTCCATCGTGCATGCTGATATCCTTAAAACCGATGTGCAGGCGGCCATCGACAGCGAGTTGGCCGGTTACGATGACATCGTTGTTGTAGCGAATTTGCCTTATTACGTCACAACTCCCATCATTTTAAAGCTGTTGCTGGAAAAACTGCCGATTCGTGGCATGGTCGTCATGCTGCAAAAAGAAGTGGCTGAACGCATTACAGCCAAACCCGGGACAAAGGCCTATGGCTCACTGTCCATCGCCATCCAATACTACACACAGGCTGAAATGGCGTTAACTGTTCCGAAATCGGTTTTCCTGCCCCAGCCAAATGTCGATTCCGCTGTTATCCATATGACCAAACGGGAAGTGCCGGAAGTGAAGGTAATTGACGAGGATTTCTTCTTTACTGTTACGAGAGGGTCGTTCGTCCAGCGAAGAAAAACTATTTTGAACAACCTTCAAGTGGCTATGCCTTTGGGAAAAGAGAAAAAAGAACTCATCTTGAAAGCGCTAGAAGAAGCGGAAGTCGATCCGACTAGGCGCGGAGAGACCTTGACGATCAAGGAATTTGGTCTGTTGGCTGATAAATTATATGCTTATTTCCGATGA
- the veg gene encoding biofilm formation stimulator Veg: MPKTLADIKKSLDLHLGKRLLLKANGGRKKTVERAGILRETYHSVFVIELDQEEHAFERVSYSYADILTEAVEITVYEGTEDALVVK, translated from the coding sequence ATGCCCAAAACTTTGGCGGATATTAAAAAGTCGTTAGACCTACATTTAGGAAAACGATTGCTTTTGAAGGCAAACGGAGGTCGCAAGAAAACGGTCGAACGTGCCGGAATCTTGCGCGAGACATATCACTCCGTGTTCGTGATTGAGCTTGATCAAGAAGAGCATGCATTTGAACGCGTGTCTTACAGCTACGCAGACATCTTAACCGAAGCGGTAGAAATTACCGTGTATGAAGGAACTGAAGATGCACTTGTCGTTAAATAA